Proteins co-encoded in one Rhopalosiphum maidis isolate BTI-1 chromosome 2, ASM367621v3, whole genome shotgun sequence genomic window:
- the LOC113554702 gene encoding uncharacterized protein LOC113554702 → MYSFEKYRQITLENNNMIMPTMQNDQCDPTTATTSTASSDQRENTSQSDHQFRRPNVPPPLRYYRHPAKALKCDHSNALTTSTYVVGGVVNGTGNTGGVVVGDQDLGGGYVYADEDIWDCGEC, encoded by the exons ATGTATTCGTTCGAAAAGTATAGACAGATaactttagaaaataataatatgataatgccTACTATGCAGAATGATCAat GTGATCCGACTACAGCCACTACGTCTACTGCATCATCAGATCAGCGTGAAAATACTAGCCAGTCCGATCATCAATTTCGACGACCGAATGTTCCGCCTCCCTTGCGCTATTATCGTCATCCGGCCAAAGCTTTAAAATGCGATCACAGTAATGCGTTGACAACTAGCACATACGTAGTTGGAGGTGTAGTTAATGGAACAGGCAATACAGGTGGTGTGGTCGTTGGCGACCAAGATCTCGGCGGTGGATACGTTTACGCGGACGAAGACATTTGGGATTGCGGTGAATGTTGA